One region of Miscanthus floridulus cultivar M001 chromosome 19, ASM1932011v1, whole genome shotgun sequence genomic DNA includes:
- the LOC136525237 gene encoding preprotein translocase subunit SECE1-like: protein MATTPTTAFLRLTPAPSPRTARPPRSATFLQPTLSVSHSLPDCRNHRLAAASKDTASSKGQEQHQEPAPSALEEGGAEKGTEVGGASPGEKSPELVAAELKEVLRARKEAEAASGGGGWWAGVAQEMTQIEWPAPGKVVGTTGVVLGVIAGSTVALLSVNALLAELSDTVFAGRGLQDLFSG from the coding sequence ATGGCGACAACGCCGACCACCGCATTCCTCCGCCTCACTCCAGCCCCTTCTCCCCGCACCGCGCGCCCTCCTCGCTCTGCTACCTTCCTGCAGCCCACGCTCTCAGTTTCCCACTCCCTTCCCGACTGCCGCAACCACCGCCTTGCCGCCGCCTCCAAGGACACTGCTAGCAGCAAGGGGCAGGAACAACATCAAGAGCCCGCACCGTCCGCGCTGGAGGAAGGAGGAGCGGAGAAGGGAACGGAGGTGGGGGGAGCATCGCCCGGGGAGAAGAGCCCGGAGTTGGTGGCGGCGGAGCTGAAGGAGGTGCTAAGGGCGCGGAAGGAGGCGGAGGCCGCCTCGGGGGGCGGGGGGTGGTGGGCCGGCGTGGCGCAGGAGATGACCCAGATCGAGTGGCCGGCGCCCGGGAAGGTGGTGGGCACCACCGGCGTGGTGCTTGGGGTCATCGCGGGCTCCACTGTCGCGCTGCTGTCCGTCAACGCGCTCCTCGCCGAGCTCTCCGACACCGTCTTCGCCGGACGCGGACTTCAGGACTTATTCTCCGGCTGA